The Halopelagius longus genome has a segment encoding these proteins:
- the wecB gene encoding non-hydrolyzing UDP-N-acetylglucosamine 2-epimerase, whose protein sequence is MTDGVDGSGDRQVAVVLGTRPEIIKLAPVINECENRGVDCLLIHTGQHYSDDLDRVFFDQLALPEPDYNLEVGSLSHGEQTGQMLAGIERILEDESPDAVVVQGDTNSTLAGALAATKLHIDVGHVEAGLRSFDREMPEEVNRLAADHISDYLFAPTEETRRYLERESVGGEVFVTGNTVVDTLYEYRDTVREKSTVLEDHGLSAGDFYLLTAHRAENVDDEESFERLLTGVARFAERTDRPVIYPIHPRASARVEEFGLEIPEPIRTIEPLEFLDFLCLESEAALTFTDSGGVQEETCILGTPCVTLRYSTERPETVHAGANCLAGLDPDDIVEAAETMIEKDGDWTVPFGDGNASKRILDVLVAADGADAEKMEALT, encoded by the coding sequence ATGACGGACGGCGTAGACGGGTCCGGCGACCGGCAGGTGGCCGTCGTGTTGGGGACCCGCCCGGAGATAATCAAGCTCGCTCCGGTGATAAACGAGTGTGAGAACCGGGGCGTGGACTGTCTCCTCATCCACACCGGGCAACACTACTCGGACGACCTCGACCGAGTGTTCTTCGACCAGTTAGCGCTCCCCGAACCCGACTACAACCTCGAAGTGGGGTCGCTGTCCCACGGGGAGCAGACCGGACAGATGCTCGCCGGTATCGAACGGATCCTCGAGGACGAGTCGCCGGACGCCGTCGTCGTTCAGGGCGACACGAACTCGACGCTCGCGGGCGCACTCGCGGCCACGAAGCTCCACATCGACGTGGGACACGTCGAAGCCGGGTTGCGGAGTTTCGACCGGGAGATGCCCGAGGAGGTGAACCGCCTCGCGGCGGACCACATCTCCGACTACCTGTTCGCGCCGACGGAGGAGACGCGCCGGTATCTGGAACGGGAGTCCGTAGGCGGCGAGGTGTTCGTCACCGGAAACACCGTCGTCGATACGCTCTACGAGTACCGCGACACCGTTCGAGAGAAGAGTACCGTCCTCGAAGACCACGGGCTCAGCGCCGGCGATTTCTACCTTCTCACGGCGCACCGCGCGGAGAACGTCGACGACGAGGAGTCGTTCGAGCGACTCCTGACCGGCGTCGCGCGGTTCGCGGAGCGAACGGACCGCCCCGTCATCTACCCGATTCACCCCCGAGCGTCCGCGCGTGTGGAGGAGTTCGGGCTGGAGATACCGGAACCGATACGGACGATAGAACCGCTCGAGTTCCTCGACTTCCTCTGTCTGGAGTCCGAGGCCGCGTTGACGTTCACCGACTCGGGCGGCGTCCAAGAGGAGACGTGCATCCTCGGTACCCCCTGCGTGACGCTTCGATACAGCACGGAGCGTCCGGAGACGGTCCACGCCGGGGCGAACTGCCTCGCCGGACTTGACCCGGACGACATCGTCGAAGCCGCGGAGACGATGATCGAGAAGGACGGCGACTGGACGGTGCCGTTCGGCGACGGAAACGCGTCGAAGCGGATACTCGACGTCCTCGTCGCGGCGGACGGCGCCGACGCCGAGAAGATGGAGGCTCTTACATGA
- a CDS encoding HTH domain-containing protein, with product MAASTHWVASTPLQLEDVDSDDLLDSLGDEVAREILVAGKRGAVTAEELAERCDVSESTIYRRLDRLNELGLVERCNPLLSASKGSYRTRIDGVSIQIDEDEMKVQQGPSDCTEDALETVMDVVDVQHVSYDADDELVDVQFKLDPELFEKFMQVYSRSRDC from the coding sequence ATGGCAGCGAGCACGCATTGGGTGGCATCGACGCCTCTCCAACTAGAGGACGTAGATAGTGACGATCTCCTCGACTCCCTCGGAGACGAGGTGGCGCGCGAGATTCTGGTCGCGGGCAAGCGCGGTGCGGTCACCGCCGAGGAACTCGCCGAACGGTGCGACGTCTCCGAATCGACGATATACCGACGCTTAGACCGACTGAACGAACTCGGCCTCGTCGAACGGTGCAATCCGCTTCTCAGCGCGTCGAAGGGGTCCTATCGCACGCGCATCGACGGCGTGTCCATCCAGATAGACGAAGACGAGATGAAGGTGCAGCAGGGACCGAGCGACTGCACCGAGGACGCCCTGGAGACGGTCATGGACGTCGTGGACGTCCAACACGTGAGCTACGACGCGGACGACGAACTCGTCGACGTGCAGTTCAAACTCGACCCCGAACTCTTCGAGAAGTTCATGCAGGTCTACAGTCGCTCGCGCGACTGCTGA
- the glmU gene encoding bifunctional sugar-1-phosphate nucleotidylyltransferase/acetyltransferase — translation MQTVVLAAGVGSRMGPLTEERPKPMLPVAGRPLVAHTVESAVEAGASEIVLVVGYRSEDVREYFGEEYAGVPVRYAVQEEQRGTADAVKSALAVLDDGPFAVLNGDALYDVPSLEELYDGGPAVGSFEVDDPTSYGVLRTDGAGLVSGVVEKPDDPPSNLVNTGAYVFPAEAGAWLRDVEESERGELELTDVLDRLCERGEVRAVAFDRWLDVGRPWELLEANEWKLGELETRVDGDVSEDAELTGPVVVEEGATVRSGVVVEGPALIQSGATVGPNAYVRGATLLRPNAKVGHAVEVKNSVLMAGATAGHLSYVGDSVLGRDVNFGAGTQVANLRHDGDDVKVTVKGERVSTGRRKMGVVVGGGAKTGINSSLNAGVVLSPGATVRPGESVTRDR, via the coding sequence ATGCAGACAGTCGTTCTCGCGGCAGGCGTCGGCAGTCGAATGGGTCCGCTCACGGAGGAGCGACCGAAACCGATGCTTCCGGTCGCCGGCCGCCCCCTCGTCGCACACACTGTGGAGTCCGCCGTCGAAGCCGGCGCGTCCGAAATCGTCCTCGTCGTCGGTTACCGGTCCGAGGACGTACGCGAGTACTTCGGCGAGGAGTACGCGGGCGTCCCCGTCCGCTACGCCGTCCAAGAGGAACAGCGCGGAACCGCAGACGCCGTCAAATCGGCGCTCGCCGTCCTCGACGACGGCCCCTTCGCCGTCCTGAACGGCGACGCACTCTACGACGTCCCGTCGCTCGAAGAACTCTACGACGGCGGGCCGGCCGTCGGTTCGTTCGAGGTGGACGACCCCACCTCCTACGGCGTCCTCCGAACCGACGGCGCGGGCCTCGTCTCCGGCGTCGTCGAGAAACCGGACGACCCGCCCTCGAACCTCGTCAACACCGGCGCGTACGTCTTCCCCGCGGAGGCGGGCGCGTGGCTTCGCGACGTGGAGGAGTCCGAACGCGGCGAACTCGAACTGACGGACGTCCTGGACCGCCTCTGCGAACGGGGCGAGGTGCGCGCCGTCGCCTTCGACCGGTGGTTGGACGTCGGCCGCCCGTGGGAGTTGCTCGAAGCCAACGAGTGGAAACTCGGAGAACTCGAGACGCGCGTGGACGGCGACGTGAGCGAGGACGCCGAACTGACCGGTCCCGTCGTCGTCGAGGAGGGTGCGACCGTTCGCTCGGGCGTCGTCGTCGAGGGACCCGCGCTGATTCAGTCTGGGGCCACCGTCGGTCCGAATGCGTACGTCCGCGGCGCGACGCTCCTCCGCCCGAACGCGAAGGTGGGTCACGCCGTCGAAGTGAAAAACAGCGTCCTCATGGCGGGCGCGACGGCGGGCCACCTCTCGTACGTCGGCGACAGCGTCCTCGGGCGCGACGTGAACTTCGGCGCGGGGACGCAGGTGGCGAATCTGCGGCACGACGGCGACGACGTGAAAGTGACCGTCAAGGGCGAACGCGTCTCGACCGGACGCCGGAAGATGGGCGTCGTCGTCGGCGGCGGCGCGAAGACGGGGATAAACAGCAGTCTGAACGCGGGCGTGGTCCTCTCGCCGGGTGCGACCGTCCGCCCCGGAGAGTCGGTCACTCGGGACCGCTGA
- a CDS encoding DUF7344 domain-containing protein, with translation MTDLSKDELFRILSNSRRRYIIYYLHEEGDEMSLKELAARIAAVENGTAVEDVTDEERQRVYISLYQTHLPKLEEAGIVSYDDEERMVELTPQTAQEGFFWMHDEEPSRSWATYYAILGAVGWILIAAREFALPVFASLPWLAIAAFVSTAVLVLVVAQYFSETREQETTDSFESLIE, from the coding sequence ATGACTGACCTATCAAAAGACGAGTTGTTCCGAATACTAAGCAACTCGCGGCGGCGATACATCATCTACTACCTCCACGAGGAGGGCGACGAGATGAGTCTCAAGGAGCTCGCCGCGCGTATCGCCGCCGTAGAGAACGGAACGGCCGTCGAAGACGTGACGGACGAAGAGCGCCAGCGGGTGTACATCTCGCTGTATCAGACGCACCTTCCGAAACTGGAGGAGGCCGGAATCGTCTCCTACGACGACGAGGAGCGGATGGTCGAGTTGACGCCGCAGACGGCGCAGGAGGGGTTCTTCTGGATGCACGACGAGGAACCCTCCCGGTCGTGGGCCACGTACTACGCGATTCTCGGCGCGGTGGGTTGGATACTCATCGCCGCGCGCGAGTTCGCCCTCCCCGTCTTCGCCTCGCTTCCGTGGCTCGCCATCGCCGCCTTCGTCTCGACTGCGGTTCTCGTTCTCGTCGTCGCGCAGTACTTCTCCGAGACGAGAGAGCAGGAGACGACTGACTCCTTCGAGTCGCTCATCGAGTGA
- the glmS gene encoding glutamine--fructose-6-phosphate transaminase (isomerizing), giving the protein MCGITACIGENDSVEPLIEGLERLEYRGYDSAGIAVKDRSDISLTKSVGEVSELVEEVEDDPLTGEYGIGHTRWATHGGVTDENAHPHTDESGRVAVVHNGIIGNHQSLKSELESRGHNFTSETDTEVVPHLIEEELNNGATPEEAFRSAVARLSGTYAIAAIIEGDEAIYATRSGSPLVFGIGPGRYFLASDVPAFVEYTDQVVYLHDGDFIKVLPDGYEITDGAGRKINREVERVEWSAETATKGGYEHFMLKEIHEQPGALRNTIHGRLNALDGSVELDDFPPGTFEDIEEVQFVGMGTSYHAAMYASSMLSARGVPAYAFQSGEYGLVRPPVKSNTLVVAVTQSGETADTLDAIRRAQSAGAETVAITNTVGSSITRECDETLLIRAGPEIGVAATKTFCSQVTALSMIGERLVEDITGGQSNSARDLVESLSRLPGHVQEVLDTSLASAVAKEYQDADSYFFIGRGVAHPVALEGALKFKEISYEHAEGFAASELKHGPLALVTPNTPVFAVFTGFDDEATLSNMKEVQARGAPVIAITSKTDGEIAEFADHVLSIPDTHPDVAGIPASVQLQLVAYHAADLLDRPIDKPRNLAKSVTVQ; this is encoded by the coding sequence ATGTGTGGAATAACTGCGTGCATCGGAGAGAACGATTCGGTCGAACCGCTCATCGAAGGACTCGAACGACTGGAGTACCGCGGGTACGACTCCGCGGGCATCGCCGTCAAGGACCGTTCGGACATCTCGCTGACCAAGAGCGTCGGCGAGGTGTCCGAACTCGTCGAGGAAGTCGAGGACGACCCCCTCACGGGCGAGTACGGCATCGGTCACACCCGATGGGCGACCCACGGCGGGGTCACGGACGAGAACGCCCACCCGCACACCGACGAGTCGGGCCGTGTGGCCGTGGTCCACAACGGCATCATCGGTAACCACCAGTCGCTCAAGTCCGAACTGGAGTCGAGGGGACACAACTTCACGAGCGAGACGGACACGGAAGTCGTCCCGCACCTCATCGAGGAAGAACTGAACAACGGCGCGACGCCGGAGGAGGCGTTCCGCTCCGCGGTCGCCCGACTCTCGGGGACGTACGCCATCGCCGCCATCATCGAGGGCGACGAGGCCATCTACGCCACGCGGTCGGGGTCGCCCCTCGTGTTCGGCATCGGCCCGGGCCGCTACTTCCTCGCCAGCGACGTCCCGGCGTTCGTCGAGTACACCGACCAGGTGGTCTATCTCCACGACGGCGACTTCATCAAAGTCCTCCCGGACGGCTACGAGATAACCGACGGCGCGGGGCGGAAGATAAACCGCGAGGTCGAACGCGTCGAGTGGAGCGCCGAAACCGCCACGAAGGGCGGTTACGAGCACTTCATGCTCAAGGAGATTCACGAGCAACCCGGCGCGCTCCGGAACACCATCCACGGCCGCCTGAACGCCCTCGACGGGTCCGTCGAACTCGACGACTTCCCGCCCGGCACGTTCGAGGACATCGAGGAGGTCCAGTTCGTCGGCATGGGAACGTCGTACCACGCGGCGATGTACGCCTCGAGTATGCTGTCGGCCCGCGGCGTTCCGGCGTACGCCTTCCAGTCCGGCGAGTACGGCCTCGTCAGGCCGCCGGTGAAGTCTAACACGCTCGTCGTCGCCGTCACGCAGAGCGGAGAGACGGCCGACACGCTCGACGCGATTCGACGCGCACAGAGCGCCGGCGCGGAGACGGTCGCCATCACGAACACCGTCGGGTCGTCGATTACGCGGGAGTGCGACGAGACGCTCCTCATCCGCGCCGGTCCGGAGATAGGCGTCGCCGCGACGAAGACGTTCTGCTCGCAGGTGACCGCCCTCTCGATGATCGGCGAACGACTCGTCGAGGATATCACCGGCGGCCAGTCCAACAGCGCTCGGGACCTCGTGGAGTCTCTGTCCCGCCTTCCGGGGCACGTACAGGAGGTTCTCGACACCTCGCTCGCGTCCGCCGTCGCCAAGGAGTATCAGGACGCCGACTCGTACTTCTTCATCGGGCGCGGCGTCGCCCACCCCGTGGCGCTGGAAGGTGCGCTGAAGTTCAAGGAGATATCGTACGAACACGCCGAGGGCTTCGCGGCGTCCGAACTCAAACACGGACCGCTGGCGCTCGTCACGCCGAACACGCCGGTGTTCGCGGTGTTCACCGGGTTCGACGACGAGGCGACGCTGAGTAACATGAAGGAGGTCCAAGCCCGCGGCGCGCCCGTCATCGCCATCACCAGCAAGACCGACGGCGAAATCGCGGAGTTCGCCGACCACGTCCTCTCCATCCCCGACACCCACCCCGACGTGGCGGGCATCCCGGCGAGCGTCCAACTCCAACTGGTGGCGTACCACGCCGCGGACCTGCTCGACCGTCCCATCGACAAGCCGCGGAACCTCGCGAAGTCCGTCACGGTCCAGTAA
- a CDS encoding PadR family transcriptional regulator, translated as MFELTGFQRDLLYVIAGSDQPSGQEIKERIGKDVGEVNHGRLYPNLDALVEEGLVEKGQQDRRTNYYKISEEGWQAIERRREWEDQYVSLGE; from the coding sequence ATGTTCGAACTAACAGGCTTTCAGCGGGACCTCCTGTACGTGATCGCCGGCTCCGACCAGCCGTCGGGCCAAGAGATCAAAGAGCGGATCGGAAAGGACGTGGGAGAGGTAAACCACGGCCGACTGTATCCGAATCTCGACGCTCTCGTCGAGGAGGGACTCGTGGAAAAAGGGCAGCAGGACCGACGCACAAACTACTACAAAATCTCGGAAGAGGGTTGGCAAGCGATCGAACGGCGCCGCGAGTGGGAAGATCAGTACGTCTCGCTCGGGGAATAG
- a CDS encoding DUF7344 domain-containing protein produces MALESLNKTKETSANEEREEQPSEQEEQANVEETLSKDVIFEILKNQRRRDAIEYLKQNDGEAKLGDMAEYIAAKENGIDIATLSSSQRKRVYIGLYQCHLPKMASSGVIDFEKNRGDIELKPMAEQLEPYLGSSTPADESASGAPKRNLAVASAVGAVVAAGLLGVPGFAVVPDAAWAVVSTVALVVLTAMETYRETSEAE; encoded by the coding sequence ATGGCTCTCGAATCACTCAACAAGACCAAGGAAACCTCGGCGAACGAGGAACGAGAGGAACAACCCAGTGAACAAGAAGAGCAAGCGAACGTCGAAGAGACGCTCTCGAAGGACGTTATCTTCGAGATACTGAAGAACCAGCGCCGGCGCGACGCGATAGAGTACCTGAAGCAGAACGACGGCGAAGCGAAGCTCGGCGACATGGCCGAGTACATCGCGGCGAAAGAGAACGGCATCGACATCGCCACGCTCTCGTCGAGTCAACGCAAGCGCGTCTACATCGGACTGTATCAGTGCCATCTCCCGAAGATGGCCAGCTCCGGTGTCATCGACTTCGAGAAGAACCGCGGCGACATCGAACTCAAGCCGATGGCCGAACAGCTCGAACCGTACCTCGGTTCCTCGACGCCCGCGGACGAGTCCGCGTCCGGAGCTCCGAAGCGGAACCTCGCGGTGGCGTCCGCCGTCGGTGCCGTCGTCGCCGCCGGGCTCCTCGGCGTACCGGGGTTCGCGGTAGTCCCTGACGCCGCGTGGGCCGTCGTCAGTACCGTCGCTCTCGTCGTGTTGACCGCGATGGAGACGTACCGCGAGACGTCCGAGGCGGAGTAA
- a CDS encoding nucleotide sugar dehydrogenase, whose protein sequence is MKFCVHGIGYIGLATGALFANNGHDVVGYDPDEELVADLRAGEPRTTEDDLREYVLEAMENGFEPRTEPVEADCHLVCVPTPYDEDRERADLTYVEAAGRTVADLLRPGDTVILESTVPPGTTEEVLAPVLAESGLAPGEDFSLAHCPETVLPGNITHELVHNDRIVGGIDAESADRAIALYEPATEGTIHRAPDATTAEFVKLSQNAYRDVNIAFANELARVAADYGIDSRDAISLANNHPRVDILNPGPGVGGHCLPIDPWFLGQSSDSLDLVKSARRVNDGMSEYIVELLESELGTLDDARVAVLGVAYKGNVDDTRRSPGLRLARSLSSRTSDRRASALTDGGSYVETGGAEVRLHDPYVDDEEIDLRPLDDALGGADAVVITSDHDDFEDIDAERAASLVDNRLVVDATATLDAEEWRAAGFDYLAL, encoded by the coding sequence ATGAAATTCTGCGTACACGGAATCGGATACATCGGACTCGCGACCGGAGCACTGTTCGCCAACAACGGCCACGACGTCGTCGGGTACGACCCCGACGAGGAGTTAGTCGCCGACCTGCGCGCCGGCGAACCTCGAACCACCGAGGACGACCTGCGCGAGTACGTCTTGGAGGCGATGGAGAACGGCTTCGAACCGCGCACCGAACCGGTCGAGGCCGACTGTCACCTCGTCTGCGTCCCGACGCCGTACGACGAGGACAGAGAGCGGGCCGACCTGACGTACGTCGAGGCGGCGGGGCGGACCGTCGCCGACCTCCTGCGTCCCGGCGACACGGTCATCCTCGAATCGACCGTCCCGCCGGGAACGACGGAGGAGGTACTCGCGCCCGTGCTGGCGGAGTCCGGACTCGCTCCGGGCGAGGATTTCTCCCTCGCGCACTGTCCGGAGACTGTCCTGCCGGGGAACATCACGCACGAACTCGTCCACAACGACCGCATCGTCGGCGGCATCGACGCGGAGTCGGCCGACCGGGCCATCGCCCTGTACGAACCTGCGACGGAGGGGACGATTCACCGCGCGCCGGACGCGACCACCGCGGAGTTCGTGAAGCTGTCGCAGAACGCCTACCGCGACGTGAACATCGCCTTCGCGAACGAACTGGCGCGGGTGGCCGCGGACTACGGAATCGACTCCCGCGACGCAATCTCGCTCGCCAACAACCACCCGCGCGTCGACATTCTCAATCCGGGGCCGGGCGTCGGCGGCCACTGCCTGCCCATCGACCCGTGGTTCCTCGGACAGTCGTCCGACTCGTTGGACCTCGTGAAGAGCGCACGCCGCGTCAACGACGGGATGTCCGAGTACATCGTCGAGTTGCTGGAGTCTGAACTCGGAACGCTCGACGACGCTCGGGTCGCCGTCCTCGGCGTCGCCTACAAGGGGAACGTAGACGACACGCGGCGCAGTCCCGGTCTGCGACTCGCCCGGTCGCTGTCGTCCCGAACGTCCGACCGACGGGCGTCCGCCCTCACCGACGGCGGGAGCTACGTGGAGACCGGTGGCGCGGAGGTGCGCCTCCACGACCCCTACGTCGACGACGAGGAGATAGACCTCCGACCGCTAGACGATGCGCTCGGCGGGGCCGACGCCGTGGTGATCACGTCCGACCACGACGACTTCGAGGATATCGACGCCGAACGCGCGGCGTCGCTCGTCGATAACCGACTGGTCGTCGACGCGACGGCGACGCTCGACGCAGAGGAGTGGCGGGCGGCAGGGTTCGACTACCTCGCGCTCTGA
- a CDS encoding sugar phosphate nucleotidyltransferase, protein MTDITEAVVLAAGEGRRLRPLTKYLPKPMLPVANRPVIDFVLESLVDNGIERVVVVVGYRSDRIQTHLTAEHPDTEIEFVQQPSQLGSGHALLQAKDAVGDDFVVVNGDNIIDDGIVASTLERYTTTDSAATVAVAHSDTPEEYGVVISDRGLISDIDEHPVEREGYLVNAGVYVFDRGVFDALDRTDPWQGEIRLTDAIAHLDGPVTSILVNGGWLDPSNPWKLLSVSETVLADELGSQVKIADSARVHETAVIEGPVIIGQNCDVGPGAVIRSGTCLQDNVHVGANTVIERSIVSNDAYVGANALLRDSVIGSGAEIRDCVASPGGRADVVVDGKLYTDRRLGSIVADRATVGPNATLESGCSVGAEATVGAGVVVDGTVREKTEIAA, encoded by the coding sequence ATGACCGATATCACAGAGGCAGTCGTCCTCGCTGCTGGGGAGGGACGACGGCTCCGACCGCTGACGAAGTACCTACCGAAGCCGATGCTGCCCGTTGCGAACCGTCCCGTCATCGACTTCGTGCTCGAATCGCTCGTCGATAACGGCATCGAGCGCGTGGTCGTCGTCGTGGGGTACCGGAGCGACCGCATCCAGACGCACCTCACGGCCGAGCATCCCGATACGGAGATCGAGTTCGTCCAACAGCCGTCACAGTTGGGAAGCGGTCACGCCCTCCTCCAAGCGAAGGACGCCGTCGGCGACGACTTCGTGGTCGTCAACGGTGACAACATCATCGACGACGGAATCGTCGCGTCGACGCTCGAACGGTACACGACGACCGACTCGGCGGCGACGGTCGCCGTCGCACACTCGGACACGCCCGAAGAGTACGGCGTGGTCATCTCGGACCGCGGCCTCATCTCGGATATCGACGAACACCCCGTCGAACGAGAGGGGTACCTCGTCAACGCGGGCGTGTACGTGTTCGACCGCGGGGTGTTCGACGCGCTCGACCGGACCGACCCGTGGCAGGGCGAGATACGTCTCACCGACGCTATCGCCCACCTCGACGGCCCGGTGACGTCGATTCTCGTCAACGGCGGGTGGCTCGACCCCTCGAACCCCTGGAAGCTCCTCTCGGTGTCCGAGACCGTACTGGCCGACGAACTCGGCTCGCAGGTCAAAATCGCGGACTCCGCGAGGGTTCACGAAACCGCCGTCATCGAAGGTCCGGTCATCATCGGCCAGAACTGCGACGTGGGCCCCGGCGCGGTCATCCGCTCCGGGACGTGCCTGCAGGACAACGTCCACGTCGGGGCGAACACCGTAATCGAGCGGTCTATCGTCTCGAACGACGCCTACGTGGGCGCGAACGCGCTCCTCCGAGACTCGGTTATCGGGTCGGGAGCCGAGATACGCGACTGCGTGGCGTCGCCTGGCGGCCGCGCGGACGTCGTCGTCGACGGGAAACTGTACACCGACCGGCGACTCGGAAGCATCGTGGCCGACCGGGCGACGGTCGGTCCGAACGCGACGCTCGAATCCGGCTGTAGCGTCGGCGCGGAGGCGACCGTCGGCGCGGGCGTCGTCGTAGACGGCACCGTGCGCGAAAAAACGGAGATAGCTGCTTAA
- a CDS encoding helix-turn-helix domain-containing protein yields the protein MAVTLELDAPAESFPLGRATANAGPASVEAERVVPLDRTVSPYIRVVADDRAQFEGAVRSHRSVKALELVGDDDDEAIYLAEWVEAEDDLSALIREVGGAVLTIRGKAGANHWFWRVRFAEHAALSRFRETCDACCVDVGVRRIFGGIRPGPNPVRDLSDGQRKALTIALREGYFEVPRRTTLSDIANELEISQQAASELVRRAANTVLSRALVSELDEYGV from the coding sequence TCCCCCTCGGTCGTGCGACGGCGAACGCCGGGCCCGCCAGCGTCGAGGCCGAACGGGTCGTCCCGTTGGACCGGACGGTGAGTCCCTACATACGGGTCGTCGCGGACGACCGGGCGCAGTTCGAGGGGGCCGTTCGGTCCCACCGGTCGGTGAAGGCACTCGAACTCGTCGGCGACGACGACGACGAAGCGATCTATCTGGCGGAGTGGGTCGAGGCGGAGGACGACCTCTCGGCTCTCATCCGGGAAGTGGGCGGTGCGGTCCTCACCATTCGGGGGAAAGCCGGGGCGAACCACTGGTTCTGGCGCGTCCGGTTCGCCGAACACGCCGCCCTCTCGCGGTTTCGAGAGACCTGCGACGCCTGCTGCGTGGACGTCGGCGTTCGGCGGATATTCGGCGGCATCCGGCCCGGCCCCAACCCGGTGCGCGACCTCAGCGATGGGCAGCGAAAAGCGCTCACTATCGCCCTCAGGGAGGGGTACTTCGAGGTCCCCCGGCGGACGACGCTCTCGGACATCGCGAACGAACTCGAAATCAGCCAACAGGCGGCGTCGGAACTCGTCCGCCGCGCCGCGAACACGGTTCTCTCGCGGGCGTTGGTGAGCGAACTAGACGAGTACGGCGTCTGA
- a CDS encoding DICT sensory domain-containing protein, translated as MSLMDLVAGVEGAERTLTVYNPEPGVVEELRERFADRNLAVVTRTTLGGPGNFVVLSHRESFVTALDAAELLRGDSGARGESAPTPYRSILDHLDETTFTSYDRRRMLAASREIEDRAWRVGDGSLHAGFQSVEHFERQREVYERLGGRDELSVHAYVRPSSRVRPVENVRLHLERSAEIRDSWFVAFDGGSEADSRCALLATKRDPGRFYGFWTYDSETVEYVVDHLRTSYALSGSDPDDGASRC; from the coding sequence ATGTCGCTGATGGACCTCGTCGCCGGCGTCGAAGGCGCGGAGCGGACGCTCACGGTGTACAACCCGGAACCGGGCGTCGTCGAGGAACTGAGAGAGCGGTTCGCGGACCGCAACCTCGCGGTGGTGACGAGGACGACCCTCGGCGGACCCGGGAACTTCGTGGTGCTGAGCCACCGCGAGTCGTTCGTCACCGCCCTCGACGCCGCGGAACTCCTGCGCGGCGACTCGGGCGCGCGCGGCGAGTCGGCGCCGACGCCGTACCGGTCGATACTCGACCACCTCGACGAGACGACGTTCACCTCCTACGACCGGCGGCGGATGCTCGCGGCGTCGCGCGAGATCGAGGACAGGGCGTGGCGGGTCGGAGACGGGTCGCTCCACGCCGGCTTTCAGTCGGTCGAGCACTTCGAACGACAGCGCGAGGTGTACGAACGCCTCGGCGGCCGCGACGAACTCTCCGTTCACGCGTACGTCCGCCCGAGTTCGCGCGTTCGCCCCGTCGAGAACGTCCGTCTCCACCTCGAACGGAGCGCCGAGATTCGGGACTCGTGGTTCGTCGCGTTCGACGGCGGGTCCGAGGCGGACAGTCGGTGCGCGCTTCTGGCGACGAAACGCGACCCCGGACGGTTCTACGGCTTCTGGACGTACGACTCGGAGACGGTCGAGTACGTCGTCGACCACCTTCGAACGTCGTACGCACTTTCGGGCTCGGACCCCGACGACGGCGCGAGTCGGTGTTGA